A region of SAR202 cluster bacterium DNA encodes the following proteins:
- a CDS encoding methionine adenosyltransferase produces MPSTFSTSPKYLYTSESVTEGHPDKLCDQISDSVLDALIAIDPMSRVACESATTTGLVAVIGEITTNARVDMQAIVRNAIKEAGYTDPAYGFDYQSCGVMVSIGQQSQDISGGVTNSLETRGNKDGKYDEVAAIGAGDQGMMVGFACNETPVLMPMSIYLAHGICRRLAEMRKNKTLKYLRPDGKAQVTVEYSMGVPKRVHTVVVSTQHSPDVDQATIRKDVIEHVAKHVIPANLLDKDTVFHINPSGRFVTGGPVGDAGLTGRKIIVDTYGGVARHGGGAFSGKDPTKVDRSAAYAARYVAKNIVAAGLADRLEIQISYAIGVAKPVSVAVETFGMGKVPDSTIVDLVNKNFDLRPGAIIRDLGLRRPIYKQTATYGHFGRNDLDLPWERTDKAALLKAEAFAKPVKA; encoded by the coding sequence ATGCCGTCTACGTTCTCCACTTCCCCTAAATACCTGTACACGTCCGAGTCCGTGACAGAGGGGCACCCCGACAAGCTTTGCGACCAGATTTCCGACTCCGTGCTCGATGCGCTCATCGCCATCGACCCCATGTCCCGCGTTGCCTGCGAGTCGGCGACAACCACCGGCCTCGTTGCCGTGATCGGCGAGATCACGACGAACGCCAGGGTGGACATGCAGGCGATCGTCCGCAACGCCATCAAGGAGGCCGGCTACACGGACCCCGCGTACGGCTTCGACTACCAGTCGTGCGGGGTGATGGTATCCATTGGCCAGCAGTCGCAGGACATTTCCGGCGGAGTGACAAACTCCCTCGAGACCCGCGGCAACAAGGACGGCAAGTACGACGAGGTTGCGGCCATCGGCGCCGGAGATCAGGGCATGATGGTCGGATTTGCCTGCAATGAGACGCCGGTGCTCATGCCGATGTCCATCTACCTGGCGCACGGCATCTGCCGCCGTCTGGCAGAGATGCGCAAGAACAAGACCCTCAAGTACCTGCGGCCGGACGGCAAAGCGCAGGTTACGGTTGAGTACTCCATGGGCGTGCCAAAGCGCGTCCACACAGTTGTAGTCAGCACGCAGCACAGCCCGGACGTCGACCAGGCTACCATCCGCAAAGACGTCATCGAGCACGTTGCAAAGCACGTCATCCCAGCCAATCTGCTGGACAAGGACACCGTCTTCCACATCAACCCGTCCGGCCGCTTCGTCACCGGCGGCCCCGTCGGCGATGCGGGCCTGACCGGCCGCAAGATCATCGTGGACACGTACGGCGGAGTTGCCCGCCACGGCGGCGGCGCGTTCTCCGGCAAGGACCCCACAAAGGTGGACCGCTCGGCCGCTTACGCCGCGCGCTACGTGGCGAAGAACATCGTCGCGGCCGGCCTGGCGGACAGGCTGGAGATCCAGATCTCCTATGCCATCGGCGTCGCAAAGCCGGTGTCCGTAGCCGTCGAGACGTTCGGCATGGGCAAAGTGCCGGACAGCACAATCGTGGACCTGGTCAACAAGAACTTCGACCTGCGCCCGGGCGCGATCATCCGCGACCTCGGCCTGCGCCGGCCGATCTACAA